One region of Vicia villosa cultivar HV-30 ecotype Madison, WI unplaced genomic scaffold, Vvil1.0 ctg.000399F_1_1, whole genome shotgun sequence genomic DNA includes:
- the LOC131627737 gene encoding uncharacterized protein LOC131627737 gives MLTKVRDKEERPRWMGEDAYKGLLKHWESDGFKKMYSQNKNNRSSSKGGAVHSTGRKAHHDIALDMRKILGQVVYPDELFWLPIRRSQAIGLIVVLKKLM, from the exons ATGCTTACAAAAGTGAGAGACAAGGAGGAAAGACCTAGATGGATGGGAGAGGATGCATATAAGGGCCTTCTTAAACATTGGGAGAGTGATGGTTTCAAAAAGATGTATTCACAAAACAAGAATAATAGGAGTTCAAGTAAGGGAGGAGCTGTCCATAGCACAGGACGGAAGGCTCATCACGACATTGCACTTGATATG AGAAAAATACTTGGACAAGTTGTCTATCCTGATGAGCTTTTTTGGCTACCTATTAGAAGAAGTCAGGCGATTGGGTTGATAGTCGTGCTGAAAAAACTTATGTAA